The Streptococcus mitis genome has a segment encoding these proteins:
- a CDS encoding exodeoxyribonuclease VII small subunit: MSKQKKFEENLAELETIVQSLENGEIALEDAIAAFQKGMVLSKELQATLDKAEKTLVKVMQEDGTESDFE, encoded by the coding sequence ATGTCAAAACAAAAGAAATTTGAGGAAAATCTAGCAGAACTGGAGACCATTGTCCAAAGTTTGGAAAATGGTGAAATTGCTCTGGAAGATGCGATTGCTGCCTTTCAAAAGGGCATGGTCTTGTCAAAAGAGCTCCAAGCGACGCTGGACAAGGCTGAAAAGACCTTGGTCAAGGTTATGCAAGAAGACGGAACAGAAAGTGATTTTGAATGA
- the udk gene encoding uridine kinase, with protein sequence MQNRPIIIGVTGGSGGGKTSVSRAILSHFPDEKISMIEHDSYYKDQSHLTFEERVKTNYDHPFAFDTDLMIEQIKELLAGRPVDIPTYDYTEHTRSSKTYRQEPQDVFIVEGILVLEDKRLRDLMDIKIFVDTDDDVRIIRRIKRDMEERGRSLDSVIDQYLGVVKPMYHQFIEPTKRYADIVIPEGVSNTVAIDLLTTKIAKILEEARNSK encoded by the coding sequence ATGCAAAATAGACCAATCATTATCGGAGTGACAGGTGGTTCTGGTGGAGGTAAGACCAGTGTTTCAAGAGCCATTTTATCGCATTTTCCTGATGAAAAAATTTCCATGATTGAGCATGATTCATATTACAAGGATCAGTCTCATTTGACCTTTGAAGAGCGTGTCAAAACCAACTACGACCATCCATTTGCCTTTGATACAGACTTGATGATTGAGCAGATTAAGGAATTGTTGGCAGGGCGTCCGGTGGACATCCCGACCTACGACTATACAGAGCATACACGAAGCAGTAAGACCTATCGTCAAGAGCCTCAAGATGTCTTTATCGTTGAGGGGATTTTGGTCTTGGAGGACAAGCGTCTGCGCGATTTGATGGATATCAAGATTTTTGTGGATACGGATGATGATGTGCGCATTATTCGTCGTATCAAGCGTGATATGGAAGAGCGTGGCCGTAGCCTTGATAGCGTCATTGACCAGTACTTAGGTGTGGTTAAACCTATGTACCACCAGTTTATCGAACCAACCAAGCGTTATGCTGATATCGTCATTCCTGAGGGAGTCAGCAATACAGTGGCTATCGACCTGTTGACGACCAAGATTGCTAAGATTTTGGAAGAAGCTCGAAACAGCAAATAA
- the truB gene encoding tRNA pseudouridine(55) synthase TruB, whose protein sequence is MNGIINLKKEAGMTSHDAVFKLRKILGTKKIGHGGTLDPDVVGVLPIAVGKATRMVEFMQDEGKVYEGEITLGYSTTTEDASGEVVAETPVLSPLDEKLVDEAIASLTGSITQIPPMYSAVKVNGRKLYEYARAGQEVERPERQVTIYQFERTSPISYEGHIARFTFRVKCSKGTYIRTLSVDLGEKLGYAAHMSHLTRTSAAGLQLEDALTLEEIAGKVEADQLNFLHPLEIGTGDLVKVFLTQEEAIEVRFGRFIELEQTEQELAAFEGDTLLAILEKRDNLYKPRKVFS, encoded by the coding sequence ATGAACGGTATTATCAACTTAAAAAAAGAAGCGGGAATGACCTCGCATGATGCGGTTTTTAAACTGCGTAAGATTTTGGGAACCAAGAAAATTGGTCATGGTGGGACCTTGGATCCGGATGTAGTGGGTGTTTTGCCCATTGCAGTTGGCAAGGCGACCCGCATGGTCGAGTTTATGCAGGATGAGGGTAAGGTCTACGAGGGAGAGATTACTCTGGGCTATTCCACGACGACTGAGGATGCTAGTGGGGAAGTGGTCGCTGAGACACCCGTTTTGTCGCCCTTGGATGAAAAGCTTGTCGATGAAGCGATTGCTAGTTTGACTGGGTCTATTACCCAGATACCACCTATGTATTCAGCTGTTAAGGTTAATGGTCGCAAGCTCTATGAGTATGCGCGTGCTGGTCAGGAAGTGGAGCGCCCAGAACGTCAGGTGACTATTTATCAATTTGAGCGAACAAGTCCGATTTCTTATGAGGGTCATATTGCACGCTTTACTTTTCGTGTGAAATGTAGCAAGGGAACCTATATTCGTACCTTATCGGTTGACTTGGGAGAAAAACTTGGCTATGCTGCCCATATGTCACATTTAACACGGACTAGTGCAGCGGGTTTACAGCTAGAAGATGCTCTTACCTTGGAAGAAATTGCTGGAAAAGTGGAGGCTGACCAATTGAACTTTCTCCATCCTTTAGAGATTGGGACAGGTGACCTTGTCAAAGTTTTCCTAACTCAAGAAGAGGCTATAGAAGTGCGCTTTGGTCGTTTTATCGAACTCGAACAAACAGAACAAGAATTAGCTGCCTTTGAAGGCGATACATTGCTAGCCATTCTAGAAAAACGGGACAATCTCTACAAACCAAGGAAGGTTTTTAGCTAA
- the xseA gene encoding exodeoxyribonuclease VII large subunit — protein MEKYLSVTTLTKYLKMKFDKDPYLERVYLTGQVSNFRKRPTHQYFSLKDDHAVIQATIWSGIYQKLGFDLEEGMKINVIGRVQVYEPSGSYSIIIEKAEPDGIGTLAIQFEQLKKKLTEEGLFQERFKQPLPQFSKRIGVVTSRSGAVIRDIITTVSRRFPGVDILLYPTKVQGDGAAEEIARNIARANQRDDLDLLIIGRGGGSIEDLWAFNEEIVVRAIFESRLPIISSVGHETDVTLADFVADRRAATPTAAAELATPVTKLDLLAHLQNQEKRMATAVRNVLSKKQEALKKCSQSVIFRQPERLYDGYLQRLDQLQLRLKQSLRTRISDNKQTVQARTHRLVQLSPVTKIQRYQDRLGQLDKLLRSQMALVYDAKVAEVKRLSEALLMLDTSRIVARGYAIVKKEESVVDSVENLKKKDQVTLLMRDGRVELEVKDVKTKEI, from the coding sequence ATGGAAAAGTATTTATCGGTAACAACTTTGACCAAGTATCTGAAAATGAAATTCGATAAAGACCCTTACTTGGAACGGGTCTATTTAACTGGTCAAGTTTCCAACTTTCGTAAACGACCTACTCACCAATATTTCTCCCTAAAAGATGACCATGCAGTTATTCAAGCGACTATTTGGTCTGGGATTTATCAGAAATTAGGTTTCGACCTAGAAGAAGGAATGAAAATCAATGTGATTGGGCGTGTGCAGGTCTATGAACCAAGTGGTAGCTACTCCATCATCATTGAAAAGGCAGAGCCTGATGGGATTGGTACACTTGCTATTCAGTTTGAACAACTCAAGAAAAAATTGACAGAAGAGGGCCTGTTTCAAGAGAGGTTCAAGCAACCTCTGCCTCAATTTTCTAAGAGAATTGGTGTAGTAACCAGTCGCAGTGGAGCCGTGATTCGAGATATTATCACGACTGTCAGCAGGCGATTTCCAGGTGTTGACATACTTCTTTATCCGACCAAGGTTCAAGGAGATGGAGCAGCAGAGGAAATAGCACGGAATATTGCGCGTGCTAATCAACGTGACGATTTGGATTTGCTGATTATTGGTCGTGGAGGGGGTTCTATCGAGGATCTCTGGGCCTTTAACGAAGAGATTGTGGTACGGGCTATTTTTGAATCTCGCTTGCCAATCATTTCTAGTGTTGGGCATGAGACGGATGTGACCTTGGCAGATTTTGTGGCAGATAGACGCGCTGCGACGCCAACAGCTGCAGCTGAACTAGCAACACCTGTGACCAAGTTGGATCTATTAGCTCATTTGCAAAATCAGGAAAAACGGATGGCAACAGCAGTCCGAAATGTCCTATCTAAGAAACAAGAAGCTTTGAAAAAATGCAGTCAGTCTGTTATCTTTAGACAGCCAGAGCGTTTGTATGATGGCTATTTGCAACGGCTAGACCAATTACAACTGCGTTTAAAACAAAGTTTGCGAACACGGATTTCTGATAACAAACAGACAGTACAAGCAAGGACGCATCGACTGGTACAATTATCACCCGTTACCAAAATCCAACGCTATCAAGACCGTCTAGGTCAGTTGGACAAGCTTCTCCGTAGCCAAATGGCGCTGGTTTATGATGCCAAGGTTGCTGAAGTCAAGAGATTATCAGAAGCCCTACTGATGTTGGATACCAGTCGTATCGTGGCGCGTGGCTATGCTATTGTCAAGAAAGAAGAGTCCGTAGTTGATTCGGTTGAAAATTTGAAGAAAAAAGACCAAGTGACGCTTTTGATGCGTGATGGTCGAGTAGAATTAGAGGTTAAAGATGTCAAAACAAAAGAAATTTGA